A DNA window from Streptococcus mutans contains the following coding sequences:
- a CDS encoding PTS mannitol transporter subunit IICB → MERKSSLKVRVQKLGTSLSNMVMPNIGAFIAWGVAASLFIATGYLPNKALDTNVVGPMLKYVLPLLIGYTGGYNIHKQRGGVIGAIASFGAIAGSTVTMFIGAMIMGPLSAWILKKFDEKVQPKIRTGFEMLVNNFSLGLIGFALMVLAFFVIGPVVAQLTEWVGIGVEAIVKVHLLPLANLIIEPAKILFLNNALNHGIFTPLGTEQVAKVGKSVLFLLEANPGPGLGVLIAYAMFGKGSAKSSSWGAMIIHFFGGIHEIYFPYVMMKPAMFLAVIAGGLTGTFTFQTLGAGLTAPASPGSIIAIMGMSPKGWGPHLVVLAGVFAAAVASFLVASIILKSDNSDDDSLETAQAVTQAAKAESKGQAVTEPNLHSDITTDNIHQIIFACDAGMGSSAMGASILRDKVKKVGLDISVSNQAISNLQDTANTLIVTQEELADRAGQKTPRAVHVAVDNFLATSKYDDIIASLTNGKASGSENAAHSTQADSAEIDLNQIDAVVFAHGIAKGSATMGQETLRSIFKQNNVKIPVSTASYAHLSDYNAKNILLVTTIAQQGQAQQAAPNAQILVVDSLVTTPEYDKLVARMHK, encoded by the coding sequence ATGGAACGAAAATCTTCATTGAAGGTTCGGGTACAAAAACTCGGAACTTCATTATCAAACATGGTTATGCCTAATATTGGTGCCTTTATTGCATGGGGGGTTGCAGCATCTCTGTTTATTGCAACAGGTTACTTACCCAATAAAGCTTTAGATACCAATGTTGTTGGACCAATGTTGAAGTATGTGTTACCTCTTTTAATTGGTTACACTGGTGGTTACAATATTCACAAACAGCGTGGTGGCGTTATCGGTGCTATTGCTTCCTTTGGTGCCATTGCAGGTTCTACAGTAACCATGTTCATTGGTGCTATGATTATGGGGCCATTATCGGCTTGGATTTTAAAGAAATTCGATGAAAAAGTTCAGCCAAAAATCAGAACTGGTTTTGAAATGTTGGTAAACAACTTTTCACTTGGTTTGATTGGTTTTGCTTTGATGGTCTTGGCTTTCTTTGTTATTGGACCAGTTGTGGCTCAGTTAACAGAATGGGTTGGTATTGGTGTAGAAGCGATTGTCAAAGTTCACCTTTTGCCTTTAGCAAACTTAATTATTGAACCAGCTAAGATTCTCTTCTTAAATAACGCTCTTAACCATGGTATCTTTACGCCATTAGGTACAGAGCAAGTGGCTAAAGTTGGTAAATCTGTTCTCTTCCTATTGGAAGCTAATCCTGGACCTGGTCTTGGTGTGCTGATTGCTTATGCTATGTTTGGCAAAGGCTCTGCTAAATCTTCATCTTGGGGTGCTATGATTATCCATTTCTTTGGTGGTATTCATGAAATCTATTTCCCATATGTTATGATGAAACCGGCTATGTTCCTTGCTGTTATTGCTGGTGGTTTGACTGGTACCTTTACTTTCCAAACACTGGGTGCAGGTTTGACAGCACCCGCTTCACCGGGTTCAATCATCGCTATCATGGGAATGTCTCCTAAAGGTTGGGGACCTCACTTAGTTGTTCTTGCTGGTGTCTTTGCAGCAGCAGTGGCTTCCTTCCTAGTCGCTTCCATTATCTTGAAATCTGATAATTCAGATGATGATTCTCTGGAAACTGCACAAGCAGTGACACAAGCAGCAAAGGCCGAGTCTAAGGGCCAAGCAGTCACTGAACCAAACCTCCATTCAGATATTACAACAGACAATATTCATCAAATTATCTTTGCTTGTGATGCTGGTATGGGAAGTTCAGCCATGGGCGCTTCCATCCTTCGAGATAAAGTGAAAAAGGTTGGTCTTGATATTTCTGTGAGTAACCAAGCCATTTCCAATCTGCAGGATACAGCTAATACTTTAATTGTGACTCAAGAAGAGCTGGCAGATCGCGCGGGACAAAAAACCCCACGAGCTGTTCATGTAGCGGTAGATAATTTCTTAGCTACTTCTAAGTATGATGATATTATTGCTAGTTTAACAAATGGCAAAGCTAGTGGTAGTGAAAATGCAGCGCATTCAACACAAGCAGATAGTGCAGAAATTGATCTTAACCAAATTGATGCGGTCGTTTTTGCTCATGGTATCGCTAAAGGTTCAGCAACGATGGGACAAGAAACCCTGCGTTCAATCTTTAAACAGAATAATGTTAAAATTCCTGTTTCAACTGCTTCTTATGCTCATTTAAGTGACTACAATGCTAAAAATATTCTACTTGTCACAACAATTGCTCAGCAAGGGCAGGCACAGCAAGCGGCTCCTAATGCACAAATACTTGTTGTGGATAGCCTTGTGACAACACCAGAGTATGATAAGTTAGTCGCCAGAATGCATAAGTAA
- a CDS encoding PTS sugar transporter subunit IIA has translation MEFQKDLIKLNQHFPDKEAAIRFCGQLLADGGYVEPAYIDAMIQRDKELSVYMGNFIAIPHGTDDAKKDVLKSGITVVQVPDGVNFGTEDDPQVATVLFGIAGIGDEHLQIIQNISIFCADVDNVVKLADAQTEDEVVKLLSQVN, from the coding sequence ATGGAATTTCAAAAAGATTTAATTAAATTGAACCAACATTTTCCCGATAAGGAAGCTGCTATTCGTTTTTGTGGACAGCTCTTAGCTGATGGTGGTTACGTAGAACCAGCTTATATTGACGCCATGATTCAGCGCGATAAAGAACTCTCTGTTTATATGGGAAATTTCATTGCCATTCCTCATGGAACGGACGACGCTAAAAAGGATGTCCTCAAATCAGGTATCACAGTTGTTCAGGTGCCAGACGGTGTTAATTTTGGAACAGAAGATGATCCGCAAGTTGCGACAGTTTTATTTGGCATCGCTGGAATTGGTGATGAACATTTGCAAATCATTCAAAATATTTCGATTTTCTGTGCAGATGTTGATAATGTTGTTAAGTTAGCTGATGCTCAAACAGAAGATGAAGTTGTCAAACTTTTAAGTCAAGTCAATTAA
- a CDS encoding amino acid ABC transporter permease, with translation MSYISEVLPSLLDGALITLQVFFIVILFSIPLGAILAFLMQVPFRPLRWLLNLYVWIMRGTPLLLQLIFIYYVLPSAGITFDRMPAAILAFTLNYAAYFAEIFRGGIEAIPKGQYEAAKVLKLSQIQTVRYIILPQVVKIVLPSVFNEIINLVKDSSLVYVLGVGDLLLASKTAANRDATLAPMFIAGGIYLILIGVVTILSKYVEKKFSYYK, from the coding sequence ATGTCTTATATATCAGAAGTTTTACCGAGTCTTTTAGATGGGGCGCTGATTACTTTACAAGTCTTTTTTATTGTTATTCTCTTTTCAATTCCTTTAGGAGCTATATTAGCTTTCCTTATGCAGGTACCTTTTAGACCTTTACGTTGGCTGTTAAATCTCTATGTTTGGATTATGCGTGGGACACCGCTCCTTTTACAACTGATTTTTATTTATTATGTTTTGCCAAGTGCAGGGATCACTTTTGATCGTATGCCAGCAGCTATTTTAGCTTTTACTCTCAACTATGCTGCCTATTTTGCGGAAATCTTCCGCGGCGGTATTGAGGCTATTCCTAAAGGGCAATATGAAGCTGCTAAGGTTCTTAAATTAAGTCAGATACAGACTGTTCGCTATATTATTTTGCCTCAGGTTGTCAAGATTGTTTTACCGAGTGTCTTTAATGAAATCATCAATCTTGTTAAAGATTCTTCTCTAGTCTATGTACTTGGTGTTGGTGATTTGCTTTTAGCCAGTAAGACAGCGGCCAATCGTGACGCTACATTAGCACCAATGTTTATTGCCGGCGGTATTTATTTGATTTTAATTGGTGTTGTTACCATTTTATCAAAATACGTTGAGAAAAAATTTAGTTATTATAAGTAA
- a CDS encoding zinc ribbon domain-containing protein YjdM: MSLPNCPKCQSEYVYEDGILLVCPECAYEWNPAEVEKEEGLIVIDANGKQLADGDTVTLIKDLKVKGAPKDLKQGTRVKNIHLVEGDHNIDCKIDGFGAMKLKSEFVKKL, from the coding sequence ATGTCTTTACCTAATTGTCCTAAATGTCAGTCAGAGTATGTCTATGAAGATGGTATTCTATTGGTTTGTCCAGAATGTGCTTATGAATGGAATCCTGCAGAAGTTGAGAAAGAAGAAGGACTTATTGTTATTGATGCGAATGGCAAACAATTAGCTGATGGTGATACAGTCACTCTTATTAAGGATCTTAAAGTTAAGGGGGCTCCTAAAGATTTAAAACAAGGAACACGTGTTAAAAATATTCACCTTGTTGAAGGAGATCACAATATTGATTGTAAAATTGATGGCTTTGGTGCTATGAAATTAAAGTCTGAATTTGTGAAAAAATTATAA
- the glmS gene encoding glutamine--fructose-6-phosphate transaminase (isomerizing), translated as MCGIVGVVGNRNATDILMQGLEKLEYRGYDSAGIYVINQPENGRLIKSVGRIADLRAKIGIDVAGSTGIGHTRWATHGQATEENAHPHASATGRLVLVHNGVIENYLQIKENYLAGHNLKGETDTEIAVHLIGQFVTDGLSVLEAFKKALHIIEGSYAFALIDSQNPDTIYVAKNKSPLLIGLGEGYNMVCSDAMAMIRETNQFMEIHDKELVVLTKDTAQVSDYDGNPVERQAYTAELDLSDIGKGTYPYYMLKEIDEQPTVMRKLISTYADENGKLTVDPAIVKSVQEADRIYILAAGTSYNAGFASKSMIETLTDTPVELGIASEWGYNMPLLSKKPMFILLSQSGETADSRQVLVKANVMGVPSLTITNVPGSTLSREATYTMLLHAGPEIAVASTKAYTAQIAALAFLSKAVGEANGKKEALEFDLVHELSIVAQSIEASLSEREVIEKKVANLLATSRNAFYIGRGNDYYVAMEASLKLKEISYIQCEGFAAGELKHGTISLIEEGTPVLALISSSETVAAHTRGNIQEVAARGANVLTVVEEGLNKEEDDVVVNQVHPYLSSISMVIPTQLIAYYASLQRGLDVDKPRNLAKAVTVE; from the coding sequence ATGTGTGGTATTGTAGGTGTTGTCGGCAATCGTAATGCAACCGATATCCTAATGCAAGGATTGGAAAAATTGGAATATAGAGGTTATGATTCGGCAGGAATATATGTTATTAATCAACCTGAAAATGGACGTTTAATTAAATCAGTAGGACGAATTGCTGATTTGCGAGCTAAGATTGGTATTGATGTTGCTGGTTCTACAGGGATTGGTCATACACGTTGGGCAACCCATGGACAAGCGACGGAGGAAAATGCTCATCCACATGCATCGGCTACAGGTCGTCTTGTCTTGGTTCACAATGGTGTCATTGAAAATTATCTCCAAATTAAAGAAAATTATTTGGCAGGACATAACTTGAAAGGTGAAACAGACACAGAAATTGCAGTTCATTTGATCGGTCAATTTGTGACAGATGGTTTGTCTGTACTTGAAGCTTTCAAGAAGGCCTTGCATATCATTGAAGGTTCTTATGCCTTTGCTTTGATTGATTCGCAAAATCCAGATACTATCTATGTGGCTAAAAATAAATCACCACTTCTAATCGGTTTAGGTGAAGGCTATAATATGGTTTGTTCAGATGCTATGGCTATGATTCGTGAAACCAATCAATTTATGGAAATTCATGATAAAGAACTTGTTGTTTTAACAAAAGATACGGCTCAAGTATCAGATTATGATGGCAATCCTGTTGAACGTCAAGCATATACAGCAGAACTTGATTTATCAGATATTGGTAAAGGAACCTATCCTTACTACATGCTTAAAGAAATTGATGAACAGCCAACAGTTATGCGTAAATTGATTTCAACTTATGCTGATGAAAATGGTAAGTTAACAGTTGATCCTGCTATTGTGAAATCTGTTCAAGAAGCTGATCGCATCTATATTTTAGCTGCCGGAACATCTTATAATGCCGGTTTTGCCTCAAAATCAATGATTGAGACCTTGACCGATACGCCTGTTGAATTAGGGATTGCATCGGAATGGGGCTATAACATGCCATTATTGAGTAAAAAGCCAATGTTCATCTTGTTAAGTCAGTCTGGAGAAACAGCTGATAGTCGTCAGGTCTTGGTTAAGGCTAATGTCATGGGAGTTCCAAGTTTGACAATCACAAATGTTCCTGGATCAACCTTGTCACGTGAAGCAACTTATACCATGTTACTACATGCTGGACCTGAAATTGCTGTGGCATCAACCAAGGCTTATACAGCGCAAATTGCTGCCCTTGCTTTCCTTTCAAAAGCAGTTGGAGAAGCCAATGGTAAAAAAGAAGCGCTAGAATTTGACTTGGTACATGAATTATCCATTGTCGCTCAGTCTATTGAAGCTAGTCTTTCGGAGCGAGAAGTTATTGAAAAGAAGGTTGCTAATCTTTTAGCAACATCACGTAATGCTTTTTATATTGGTCGTGGTAATGACTATTATGTGGCTATGGAAGCATCACTCAAATTAAAAGAAATTTCATATATTCAATGTGAAGGCTTTGCTGCTGGAGAATTAAAACATGGAACCATTTCCCTTATTGAAGAGGGTACACCTGTTCTTGCCTTGATTTCATCTAGTGAGACTGTTGCTGCTCATACGCGCGGAAATATCCAAGAAGTTGCTGCTCGAGGTGCCAATGTCTTAACTGTTGTTGAAGAAGGTTTAAATAAGGAAGAAGATGATGTGGTTGTCAATCAAGTCCATCCTTATCTTTCAAGTATTTCAATGGTTATTCCAACGCAATTGATCGCATACTATGCCTCACTTCAACGTGGTCTTGATGTTGATAAACCACGTAATTTGGCTAAAGCTGTTACTGTTGAATAG
- a CDS encoding amino acid ABC transporter substrate-binding protein yields the protein MTFKKAVTALITFLAVVTLTACGKKGADSQDNWKKFESKKSVTIGFDNTFVPMGFKDKNGKNVGFDIDLANAVFNEYGIKVKWQPINWDLKETELKNGKIDLIWNGYSKTRERARKVSFTKPYMKNDQVLVTKKSSDITSFADMKGKALGAQSGSSGYDAFTANPKILKDIVKDNDASQYETFTQAFIDLKNDRINGLLIDRVYANYYLKQEKELDNYNIIKGKYASEDFSVGVRKSDKTLKKKVNQAFKKLYKNGKFQAISQKWFGQDVASNAIKR from the coding sequence ATGACATTCAAAAAAGCAGTAACAGCTCTTATTACTTTTCTAGCAGTAGTAACTTTGACAGCCTGTGGTAAAAAAGGAGCTGATTCCCAAGATAATTGGAAAAAATTTGAGTCGAAAAAATCTGTTACTATTGGTTTTGATAATACTTTTGTTCCCATGGGATTTAAAGACAAGAATGGTAAAAATGTTGGCTTTGATATTGACTTAGCAAATGCTGTCTTTAATGAATATGGTATCAAGGTGAAATGGCAGCCAATCAATTGGGATTTGAAGGAAACGGAGCTGAAAAATGGTAAAATTGATTTGATTTGGAATGGCTATTCCAAAACTAGGGAACGTGCACGCAAGGTATCCTTTACCAAGCCTTATATGAAAAATGACCAAGTACTTGTCACGAAGAAGTCATCTGACATTACGAGCTTTGCTGATATGAAAGGCAAAGCTTTAGGTGCTCAGTCAGGTTCATCTGGCTATGATGCTTTCACAGCTAATCCTAAAATTTTAAAAGATATTGTTAAAGATAATGATGCCAGTCAATATGAAACCTTTACCCAAGCCTTCATTGACTTAAAAAATGATCGTATTAATGGTCTTTTAATTGATCGTGTTTATGCCAATTATTACCTTAAGCAGGAAAAGGAACTTGATAACTATAATATTATCAAAGGAAAATATGCCAGTGAAGATTTTTCAGTTGGAGTGCGCAAATCTGATAAAACCTTGAAGAAGAAAGTCAATCAAGCTTTCAAAAAGCTTTACAAAAATGGTAAATTCCAAGCAATTTCCCAAAAATGGTTTGGTCAAGATGTTGCTTCAAATGCGATCAAGAGGTAA
- the lepB gene encoding signal peptidase I, whose amino-acid sequence MVKRDFIRNILLVLLAVLALLLLRVFVFSNYRVRQADANNFLKSGDLVTITKNEKPNYKDFVVYKVAGKDRIGRIIGKPKDSVTYMDDIFYLNHKAEDQSYINDLKNKYHTKNGENLFTSDFSISSITKGKYQKIPKGQYLILNDNRTNKKDSRTFGLIKKSQIKGVVTFRILPLKKFGFVSKE is encoded by the coding sequence ATGGTTAAACGTGACTTTATCAGAAATATTCTTCTGGTTCTGCTAGCAGTTCTTGCTTTGCTTTTATTAAGAGTGTTTGTCTTTTCAAACTATCGGGTAAGGCAAGCAGATGCTAATAACTTTTTGAAATCGGGAGATCTCGTTACGATCACAAAGAATGAAAAGCCTAATTATAAGGATTTTGTTGTCTATAAGGTTGCTGGTAAGGATCGTATTGGCCGTATTATTGGTAAACCAAAAGATAGTGTTACTTATATGGATGATATTTTTTACCTTAATCATAAGGCTGAAGACCAATCTTATATTAATGATTTAAAAAATAAATATCATACAAAAAATGGAGAAAATCTTTTTACTTCTGATTTTTCAATTTCTAGTATTACAAAGGGAAAATACCAAAAAATTCCTAAGGGGCAATACTTGATTTTAAATGATAATCGGACAAATAAGAAAGATAGCCGAACATTTGGTTTAATTAAGAAATCTCAAATTAAAGGAGTTGTCACTTTTAGGATTTTGCCGCTCAAGAAATTTGGATTTGTTTCGAAAGAGTAG
- a CDS encoding BglG family transcription antiterminator, giving the protein MLLTKREKHLLAAFQNYGKLSLKQMIDLLKVSQRTVYRTISDLTDSLNTINISIIKENQNYFLVGELANLASIISLDTYEQYERLNLITYKLLMSFSSITNEQLQEEFNVSNVTIIQDIAEIEKRLADFDLRLDRKKGYRLVGNKNTLRRLLAILLTNNLSISDFGAGAYGHFEVLDKAKLELAKQIFQSSQEDLPDLDAKMSEFFIILLALSGWRDNEAVGHSISKAALDFSQKVYTEFSQKTNQFYSIQEILYYASILDELVIKRQETPLFHEKFDSAFFYNISNLIDKVSLYTKINFAKDKTLFHFLFNHIRLNLAVPQIFEDKSNNTIAHEVVQGNEYLHRVVSLLVQDIFPKYLQKEPEYELITLHFASSLRRSPDIYPIKILLLTDERPLARELLITRIKTIAPFVDKVVVKELAQYETKDKDYYNCVLATKPLADKAVKMVSTYPDAKEMLQLQDYLQNVQAHQKIIIRDEQTNRQGYNLQNYFLATQQLLQEFSYQEIDNPADFETSVPKIMETIAAVSDKTYLSSKLLKRFAVSPLAIPETHLALLHTQSSKVITSCFKIYDLKRPVTALSMNYEKETVTRILVMLTRLDETKEMRDLMTAISQSIIENHLYTEIYKTGNKDIIYQLLNQIFTEKIKKLET; this is encoded by the coding sequence ATGCTATTAACAAAGAGAGAAAAACACTTATTAGCAGCTTTCCAAAATTATGGGAAGCTGTCGCTTAAACAGATGATAGATTTGCTTAAGGTATCTCAGAGAACCGTTTATCGGACAATTTCTGATTTAACAGATAGCCTTAACACGATTAATATTAGCATCATCAAAGAAAATCAAAACTATTTTCTCGTAGGAGAATTAGCTAATCTGGCTAGTATTATTAGTCTAGATACTTATGAACAGTATGAACGTTTGAATCTCATTACCTATAAGTTATTGATGAGTTTTAGCAGTATCACAAATGAGCAGCTGCAGGAGGAATTTAATGTTTCTAATGTTACCATTATTCAAGATATTGCTGAAATTGAAAAGCGTTTGGCAGATTTTGACTTACGGTTAGATCGTAAAAAAGGTTACCGTTTAGTAGGAAATAAAAACACTTTACGACGTTTATTGGCTATTTTATTAACTAATAACCTTTCGATTTCTGATTTTGGGGCAGGAGCATATGGTCATTTTGAAGTCTTAGATAAGGCAAAATTAGAACTTGCGAAGCAAATCTTTCAATCATCACAAGAAGATCTACCTGATTTAGATGCTAAGATGAGTGAGTTTTTCATCATTCTCTTAGCCTTATCAGGTTGGCGGGACAATGAAGCAGTTGGACACAGTATTAGCAAAGCAGCTCTTGATTTTTCACAGAAAGTTTATACTGAATTTTCACAGAAAACCAATCAATTTTACAGTATTCAAGAGATTCTTTATTATGCCAGTATTTTAGATGAACTGGTTATTAAGAGACAGGAAACGCCGCTTTTTCATGAAAAATTTGACAGTGCTTTTTTCTATAATATTTCAAATTTGATTGATAAAGTATCTCTTTATACTAAAATTAATTTTGCTAAGGATAAAACACTCTTTCATTTTCTGTTTAATCATATTCGCTTGAATTTGGCTGTCCCTCAAATTTTTGAAGACAAGTCAAATAATACGATTGCTCATGAGGTTGTTCAAGGCAATGAATATCTACATCGTGTTGTTAGTCTTCTGGTTCAGGATATTTTTCCGAAGTATTTGCAAAAGGAACCAGAGTATGAATTAATTACCTTACATTTTGCTTCAAGTCTGCGCCGCAGTCCAGATATTTATCCTATTAAGATTTTACTTTTAACAGATGAGCGTCCCTTAGCGAGAGAACTTCTCATCACACGTATTAAAACCATTGCACCTTTTGTTGATAAGGTAGTTGTCAAAGAATTGGCTCAGTATGAAACAAAGGATAAAGATTATTATAATTGTGTCTTGGCAACCAAGCCTTTAGCGGATAAGGCAGTCAAAATGGTTTCTACTTATCCTGATGCAAAAGAAATGCTGCAACTTCAAGATTATTTACAGAATGTACAGGCTCATCAAAAAATCATCATTCGCGATGAGCAGACAAATAGGCAAGGTTATAATCTTCAAAATTATTTTTTGGCTACACAACAACTTTTACAGGAATTTTCTTATCAAGAGATTGATAATCCTGCTGATTTTGAAACAAGTGTTCCAAAAATTATGGAGACTATTGCTGCAGTTTCAGATAAAACTTATCTGTCCAGTAAGTTATTAAAACGTTTTGCTGTCAGTCCCTTGGCTATTCCAGAGACTCATTTGGCTCTTTTGCATACACAGTCAAGTAAGGTTATAACGTCTTGTTTTAAAATTTATGATTTAAAAAGACCTGTAACAGCTCTGTCCATGAATTACGAAAAAGAGACAGTTACAAGAATTTTGGTTATGCTGACACGGTTAGATGAAACAAAAGAAATGAGAGATTTAATGACGGCCATCAGTCAATCTATCATCGAAAATCATCTTTATACAGAAATTTACAAGACAGGTAATAAAGATATTATTTATCAATTATTGAATCAAATATTTACAGAAAAAATAAAGAAATTGGAGACCTAA
- a CDS encoding amino acid ABC transporter ATP-binding protein: MLELKNISKQFGQKVIFNHFNLSIPEGKILSLVGPSGGGKTTLLRMLAGLEKIDSGQVIYDDEVIAIEHLGHRNLLGFVFQDFQLFPHLTVLDNLILSPIKSMNVSKEEAIQKARDLLKRLGLEEHENAYPYSLSGGQKQRVALARAMMVNPKIIGYDEPTSALDPELRQEVEKLILQNQKLGITQIVVTHDMQFAQNISDEIVKINPK, from the coding sequence ATGTTAGAGCTAAAAAACATTTCTAAGCAATTTGGTCAGAAGGTGATTTTTAATCATTTTAATCTAAGCATCCCTGAAGGTAAAATCTTATCTTTGGTTGGCCCATCTGGTGGTGGTAAAACAACTTTGTTGCGCATGCTTGCAGGGCTGGAAAAAATTGACTCTGGTCAAGTCATCTATGATGATGAAGTTATTGCTATTGAACATTTGGGACATCGCAACTTATTAGGTTTTGTTTTTCAAGACTTTCAATTATTTCCGCATTTGACTGTTTTAGATAATTTGATTTTATCACCCATAAAGTCTATGAATGTATCGAAAGAAGAAGCGATACAAAAAGCACGTGATCTCTTAAAACGTTTAGGATTGGAGGAACATGAAAACGCCTATCCTTACTCTTTATCAGGCGGTCAAAAACAGCGGGTAGCTTTGGCTCGTGCCATGATGGTTAATCCTAAAATTATCGGCTATGATGAACCTACTAGTGCCTTAGATCCAGAGTTAAGGCAGGAAGTTGAAAAATTAATTTTACAAAATCAAAAATTGGGTATCACACAAATTGTTGTGACACACGATATGCAGTTTGCCCAAAATATTTCTGATGAGATTGTAAAAATCAATCCAAAATAA
- a CDS encoding mannitol-1-phosphate 5-dehydrogenase produces the protein MKKAVHFGAGNIGRGFIGQILFENGFAIDFVDVNDKIINALNERHSYDIEIAEDGKRHITVSNVTGINNKENPQAVIDAVAETELITTAIGPNILPFIAQLIAKGIEKRRESQNQTPLDIIACENMIGGSAFLWQEVQKYLSADGLAFAKDYIGFPNAAVDRIVPAQVHEDPLFVVVEPFSEWVVETAAMKNPDLKLSSVHYEENLEPFIERKLFSVNSGHATTAYTGAYFGAKTVLEALKDQQVKEQVKAVLGEIRQLLMAKWQFKENDLKVYHDIIISRFENPYIVDDVTRVARTPIRKLGYDERFIRPIRELKDRGLSYEYLLQTVAYVFHYKDSNDEQSVQLKMLLQEKSLKAVVKEVTGLTDAALIEEIVTSVESLN, from the coding sequence ATGAAAAAAGCAGTACATTTTGGAGCAGGCAATATTGGCCGTGGCTTTATTGGACAAATTTTATTTGAAAATGGCTTTGCTATTGATTTTGTCGATGTTAACGATAAAATTATTAATGCTCTTAATGAACGTCATTCTTATGATATTGAAATTGCAGAAGATGGGAAACGTCACATTACAGTTTCTAATGTTACTGGCATTAATAACAAGGAAAATCCTCAAGCAGTCATTGATGCTGTGGCTGAGACAGAGTTGATTACAACCGCTATTGGCCCTAACATTTTGCCTTTTATTGCCCAATTGATTGCCAAAGGTATTGAAAAACGCCGTGAAAGTCAGAATCAAACGCCACTGGATATCATTGCCTGTGAAAATATGATTGGTGGCTCTGCCTTTCTCTGGCAGGAAGTGCAGAAATACCTCAGCGCTGATGGTTTAGCTTTTGCTAAAGATTATATTGGCTTTCCAAATGCTGCTGTTGACCGTATTGTTCCAGCTCAGGTTCATGAAGATCCCCTCTTTGTTGTGGTTGAGCCATTTTCAGAATGGGTAGTCGAAACTGCTGCTATGAAAAATCCTGATTTAAAATTGTCTTCAGTTCACTATGAAGAAAATTTGGAACCATTCATTGAAAGAAAGCTTTTCTCTGTTAATTCAGGTCATGCAACAACAGCTTATACAGGTGCTTATTTTGGTGCTAAGACGGTCCTAGAAGCACTTAAAGACCAACAAGTTAAAGAGCAAGTAAAGGCAGTTTTAGGTGAAATTCGCCAGCTTTTAATGGCTAAATGGCAATTCAAAGAGAATGATCTGAAAGTTTATCATGATATTATTATCAGTCGTTTTGAAAATCCTTATATTGTAGATGATGTTACTCGTGTTGCCAGAACACCAATTCGTAAGTTAGGTTATGATGAACGCTTTATCCGTCCTATTCGTGAGCTGAAAGATCGTGGTTTATCTTATGAATATCTTTTGCAAACAGTGGCTTATGTTTTCCATTACAAGGATTCAAATGATGAACAAAGTGTTCAACTTAAAATGCTTCTACAAGAAAAGTCTTTAAAAGCAGTTGTTAAAGAAGTAACAGGATTGACAGATGCCGCTTTGATTGAAGAAATTGTTACCAGTGTTGAATCTTTAAATTAA